One Polypterus senegalus isolate Bchr_013 chromosome 10, ASM1683550v1, whole genome shotgun sequence DNA segment encodes these proteins:
- the arl13a gene encoding ADP-ribosylation factor-like protein 13A: MFTLISNCCSWMKKLHEPVRKVTVIVVGLDNAGKTETVKGILKGPPDDGLPTSNFVKQQLRVGQFDVSLIDLDGKSEARGLWKNHYGEAHGIIFVLDASDTDRIGEAKNQLASMLKHSRVSGKPLLLLANKQDKANAMLGNELIEVLSLEKLVNESHSRCHIEPCSAKLDFQRWSERRTLRGLCWLLHAISLDYSDLCTRVAGDSSKPECQVEKENQRNKTVRSSKSRKEKGNEIKGSKKHGVQQMQPSSVPKEAPKSVYDIITKEHKLKRKLKKKKVKISDLSKSKRQLVENIRQTGNLKDDSNGVIQNESSLKSGKVTCRSSVPLAVNKVGEVLNQVSKKPGMQERSENSSPKKGKRGKSKKAAKKKNQINSEEAPPSHTQPVDMSVTFDLYRKAILALKARQEQNR, encoded by the exons ATGTTTACTCTGATAAGCAACTGCTGCAGCTGGATGAAGAAACTCCATGAGCCTGTCAG GAAAGTGACTGTGATTGTGGTAGGCCTTGACAACGCTGGGAAAACTGAGACAGTGAAAGGAATACTGAAAG GTCCACCAGATGATGGACTTCCTACGTCTAATTTTGTAAAGCAGCAGTTGAGAGTCGGACAGTTTGATGTCTCCCTCATAGATCTGGATGGTAAATCAGAAGCTCGTGGCCTTTGGAAGAATCACTATGGAGAAGCTCATGGAATTATTTTTGTTCTGGATGCGAGTGATACTGACAGAATTGGAGAGGCCAAGAACCAACTTGCCAGCATGCTGAAACATTCCAGGGTGTCTGGAAAACCCCTATTGCT GCTGGCCAATAAGCAAGACAAGGCAAATGCCATGCTAGGAAATGAGCTCATTGAGGTGCTGTCACTGGAGAAGCTAGTGAATGAAAGTCACTCACGCTGCCATATT GAACCATGTTCAGCAAAACTGGATTTTCAGAGGTGGTCAGAGAGGAGAACACTAAGGGGGCTGTGCTGGCTTCTTCATGCTATATCTTTGGACTACAGTGACCTCTGTACACGTGTGGCAGGAGATTCTTCAAAACCAGAGTGTCAGGTGGAAAAAGAAAACCAGAGAAACAAGACAGTACGAAGCTCTAAGTCCAGAAAAGAAAA AGGAAATGAAATTAAAGGTTCCAAAAAACATGGTGTGCAACAGATGCAGCCCTCGTCAGTGCCGAAAGAAGCCCCAAAATCTGTTTATGACATTATAACTAAG GAACACAAGCTAAAAAGgaagttgaaaaaaaagaaagtaaaaataagtgATTTGTCTAAATCCAAAAGACAACTGGTAGAGAACATCAGACAAACTGGAAATCTGAAAGACGACTCCAATGGAGTGATACAAAATGAAAGCTCCCTAAAATCTGGAAAGGTCACCTGTAGATCAAGTGTCCCTCTAGCTGTGAACAAGGTGGGCGAAGTCCTCAATCAAGTCTCAAAAAAACCAGGCATGCAGGAACGTTCAGAAAACTCAAGCCCTAAAAAAG GGAAGCGAGGGAAAAGtaaaaaggctgcaaagaagaaaaatcaaaTCAATTCAGAAGAAGCTCCACCATCACATACACAACCTGTGGATATGTCCGTCACCTTTG ATCTGTACAGAAAAGCCATATTGGCCCTCAAAGCGAGACAAGAACAGAATCGTTGA